One region of Algihabitans albus genomic DNA includes:
- the pcaH gene encoding protocatechuate 3,4-dioxygenase subunit beta, which yields MSDPSATNLRPQPDPLIPRDHAWHPPALAPAYKTSVLRSPQRPLVAHESTLSEGTGPVFGTEAIGPLDNDLLRNFAQQGAPIGPRILVHGRLCDETGRGVPGAMIEIWQANAGGRYRHRNDGYLAALDPNFGGCGRTLTDDRGAYVFRTVMPGPYPWPNNVNDWRPAHIHFSIFGSGFGQRLITQMYFEGDPHIPLCPILNAIPDARAVDQLIAPLDMAATAPMDARAYRFDLVLRGRRSTYFETRPEGN from the coding sequence ATGAGCGACCCTTCGGCGACCAATCTGCGACCGCAGCCCGATCCGCTGATCCCACGCGATCACGCCTGGCATCCGCCGGCCCTGGCACCGGCCTACAAGACCTCGGTCCTGCGGTCGCCGCAGCGGCCCTTGGTCGCTCACGAGTCGACCCTGTCGGAGGGCACGGGGCCTGTCTTCGGCACGGAGGCGATCGGGCCCCTGGATAACGACCTGCTGCGGAACTTTGCCCAACAAGGCGCGCCGATCGGCCCTCGCATTCTGGTCCACGGGCGGCTCTGCGATGAGACAGGGCGCGGGGTGCCGGGCGCGATGATCGAGATCTGGCAAGCCAATGCCGGCGGGCGCTACCGTCATCGCAACGACGGCTATCTGGCGGCGCTCGACCCAAACTTCGGCGGTTGCGGCCGCACGCTGACGGACGACCGGGGCGCCTATGTCTTCCGCACGGTCATGCCGGGGCCTTACCCCTGGCCGAACAACGTCAACGACTGGCGGCCTGCGCATATCCATTTCTCGATCTTCGGGTCGGGCTTCGGTCAGAGACTGATCACCCAGATGTACTTCGAGGGCGATCCTCATATTCCGCTTTGCCCGATCCTCAACGCGATCCCGGACGCCCGGGCGGTCGATCAGTTGATCGCGCCTCTGGACATGGCCGCGACCGCACCGATGGATGCGCGCGCCTATCGGTTCGACCTGGTGCTGCGCGGGCGCCGCTCGACCTACTTCGAGACCCGGCCGGAGGGCAACTGA
- the pcaG gene encoding protocatechuate 3,4-dioxygenase subunit alpha, giving the protein MPQALDRLRETPSQTAGPYVHIGLVPSLAGVAGVYPIDPGGVIAGPETPGERIRVEGRVFDGDGGLVRDALIETWQADANGVYNAPLDPRHGRCAPDFIGWGRCATDFDSGVFAFETVKPGPAPGPRDSMMAPHISFWIVARGINLGLSTRLYFPEEETANAADPVLRRIENPARRATLIAQSSETGGDNKLYRFDIRLQGEGETVFFAT; this is encoded by the coding sequence ATGCCGCAAGCGCTCGACCGTCTAAGGGAAACACCCTCCCAAACCGCCGGTCCCTACGTCCATATCGGCCTGGTGCCGAGCCTGGCCGGCGTCGCGGGTGTCTATCCCATCGATCCGGGCGGCGTCATCGCAGGACCGGAGACGCCCGGCGAGCGCATTCGGGTGGAGGGCCGCGTCTTCGACGGCGACGGCGGTCTGGTCCGCGACGCGCTGATCGAGACCTGGCAGGCCGATGCCAACGGAGTCTACAACGCGCCACTCGATCCGCGGCACGGCCGTTGCGCCCCGGACTTCATCGGTTGGGGCCGCTGCGCTACCGACTTCGACAGCGGCGTTTTCGCCTTCGAGACCGTTAAGCCGGGGCCGGCGCCGGGACCGCGCGACAGCATGATGGCACCGCATATCTCCTTTTGGATCGTTGCCCGCGGCATCAATCTCGGCCTCTCCACCCGCCTCTACTTTCCCGAAGAGGAGACCGCCAACGCCGCCGATCCGGTTTTGCGGCGGATCGAGAACCCAGCGCGCCGAGCCACCCTGATCGCGCAATCGTCCGAAACCGGAGGCGACAACAAGCTCTACCGCTTCGATATCCGCTTGCAGGGCGAGGGCGAGACCGTCTTCTTCGCGACCTGA
- a CDS encoding TRAP transporter permease, with product MAGPVAATVETHGTVLVVSEERGIPDDSPLAGPLSRLGLRDWAMLACGLISVGFHLYLVFSGLIPNLITRPLHFALALPWIFFLALTPNRFARWSGYALGFIGLLAAGFIAAESDRLVDQYGSLQGTLQRAVALAVILVALEMARRAIKWVLPAITLLVLLYGYFGDLIPGTFGHGGLPFDYYFGTLVITGGGMWSSLTGISAEMIAPFIILGAFISAGTAGTGFMAVATQLAGRFRAGAAKIAVLSSALYGTISGVAAANTASTGMVTIPAMKRLGYPPSMAAATEAVASTGGQIMPPLMGAGIFVMAELLRSDYTTIMVAATPPALLFFLTAWMGVHAYALRFGLRGLRRDELPGWSLVLRSVPFFLLPFGILVYMLVFTAYTAPYAAFFATLAALLLLATDSIGSFDLRRWLHRLWTGCVSAGRQIASIAAIIVCASLIVGVFHMTGLGVKITSLILSASGGELWIALLLTALASLVLGMELPTTAAYVICVAVAGPALVELGLPELYAHLFVFWYALLCTITPPVCGNVFIAAGIAETPWIPVALRSMALGLGLFLVPLGFVANPALLMLAEAPLLTLAALVKVAAALFLLSYAVIGPTPKAWLRLPAFAGGIVLLFAFGI from the coding sequence ATGGCGGGTCCGGTTGCCGCCACCGTGGAGACTCACGGCACCGTTCTCGTGGTGTCGGAGGAGCGCGGTATTCCAGACGATTCTCCCCTGGCCGGACCGCTGTCGCGGCTCGGCCTGCGGGACTGGGCGATGCTGGCCTGCGGTCTGATCTCGGTCGGGTTCCACCTTTACCTCGTCTTTTCGGGCTTGATCCCGAACCTCATCACGCGGCCGCTGCATTTCGCGCTGGCGCTGCCCTGGATCTTCTTTCTCGCGCTGACGCCCAACCGATTCGCCCGCTGGTCGGGTTATGCACTGGGCTTTATCGGATTGCTCGCAGCCGGCTTCATCGCGGCGGAGAGCGACCGCTTGGTCGATCAGTACGGCTCTCTGCAGGGGACTTTGCAGCGCGCGGTCGCTCTGGCGGTGATCCTGGTGGCGCTGGAGATGGCGCGGCGCGCCATCAAGTGGGTCTTACCGGCCATCACACTGCTGGTGCTGCTCTACGGCTACTTCGGCGACCTGATTCCCGGCACTTTCGGTCACGGCGGACTACCGTTCGACTACTATTTCGGAACGCTCGTGATCACCGGCGGTGGCATGTGGTCCAGCCTCACCGGCATCTCGGCGGAGATGATCGCGCCCTTCATCATCCTCGGCGCCTTCATCTCGGCCGGAACGGCGGGCACCGGCTTCATGGCCGTGGCGACCCAACTGGCCGGCCGCTTCCGGGCCGGAGCGGCCAAGATCGCGGTGCTTTCCAGCGCCCTCTACGGCACCATCTCCGGGGTCGCCGCCGCCAACACGGCCTCGACCGGAATGGTGACCATCCCGGCCATGAAGCGGCTGGGCTATCCGCCCTCCATGGCGGCGGCGACGGAGGCCGTGGCCTCGACCGGCGGCCAGATCATGCCGCCGCTGATGGGGGCCGGGATCTTCGTGATGGCGGAGCTGCTGCGCAGCGACTACACGACCATCATGGTCGCCGCGACCCCGCCGGCGCTGCTCTTCTTCCTGACGGCCTGGATGGGGGTGCATGCCTACGCGCTGCGCTTCGGCCTGCGCGGTCTGCGGCGCGACGAGTTGCCGGGCTGGTCGCTGGTGCTGCGCAGCGTCCCCTTCTTCCTGCTGCCCTTCGGCATCCTGGTCTACATGCTGGTCTTCACGGCCTACACCGCGCCTTACGCCGCCTTCTTCGCGACGCTGGCGGCGCTCTTGCTGCTGGCCACCGACTCCATCGGCAGCTTCGACCTGCGCCGCTGGCTGCATCGGCTTTGGACCGGCTGCGTCAGTGCCGGGCGGCAGATCGCCTCCATCGCCGCGATCATCGTCTGCGCCAGCCTGATCGTCGGCGTGTTTCACATGACCGGTCTGGGCGTGAAGATCACTTCGCTGATTCTCTCGGCCTCCGGCGGGGAGTTGTGGATCGCCTTGCTGCTGACGGCGCTCGCCAGCCTGGTGCTGGGGATGGAGCTGCCGACGACGGCCGCCTATGTGATCTGCGTGGCGGTGGCCGGTCCGGCTCTGGTCGAGCTGGGCTTGCCCGAACTCTACGCGCACCTCTTCGTCTTCTGGTATGCGCTGCTCTGCACGATCACCCCGCCGGTCTGCGGCAACGTCTTTATCGCCGCCGGCATCGCCGAGACGCCCTGGATCCCCGTGGCCTTGCGCTCCATGGCGCTCGGGCTCGGCCTGTTTCTCGTACCGCTCGGCTTCGTCGCCAACCCGGCCCTGCTGATGCTCGCCGAGGCGCCGCTGCTGACTCTGGCCGCCTTGGTCAAGGTCGCGGCCGCGCTGTTCCTGCTGTCCTACGCCGTGATCGGCCCGACGCCGAAGGCCTGGCTGCGCCTTCCGGCCTTCGCGGGCGGGA
- a CDS encoding DMT family transporter, with the protein MPALVAGARKLSDWMGGNAYLLLILTAAAWGGNAVAGRFAVGEVSPMALVALRWVGVVLLVLIFARRQMVSELPVLRVHWRFMALLGTIGFTIFNALFYTAAQTTTAINIGILQGSIPVFVLIGAFLLDRTPVTPLQMLGVAVTTLGVVTVTAAGELQRLLQMSFAEGDLIMLVACGFYAAYTVALRRRPKVSGLAMFSVMAFAAFLAALPLAVAEAAAGAFVWPSLTGWAVVAFVMVFPSFLAQLSFMQGVKLIGPGRAGVFVNLVPIFAALFSVLLLGETFALFHAVALVLVLGGIWIAERAKSRQS; encoded by the coding sequence ATGCCGGCCCTTGTTGCAGGTGCGCGCAAGCTGAGTGACTGGATGGGCGGCAACGCCTATCTGCTGCTAATCCTGACGGCGGCGGCCTGGGGCGGCAATGCCGTCGCCGGGCGGTTCGCCGTCGGCGAAGTTTCGCCCATGGCGCTGGTGGCCCTGCGCTGGGTTGGCGTGGTTCTGCTGGTGCTGATCTTCGCGCGCCGTCAGATGGTCTCCGAGCTGCCGGTGCTGCGCGTGCACTGGCGCTTCATGGCGCTGCTCGGGACGATCGGCTTCACGATCTTCAACGCGCTTTTCTACACGGCGGCCCAGACCACCACGGCCATCAACATCGGGATTCTCCAGGGCTCGATTCCGGTCTTCGTGCTGATTGGCGCCTTCCTGCTCGACCGTACGCCGGTGACGCCGCTGCAGATGCTCGGCGTGGCCGTCACGACGCTCGGCGTGGTGACCGTGACCGCCGCCGGCGAGCTGCAGCGCCTGCTGCAGATGAGTTTCGCGGAAGGCGATCTGATCATGCTGGTCGCCTGCGGTTTCTATGCCGCCTACACCGTCGCCCTGCGCCGCCGCCCGAAGGTCTCGGGGTTGGCGATGTTCTCGGTCATGGCTTTCGCTGCCTTCCTGGCCGCCTTGCCGCTGGCGGTGGCCGAAGCGGCGGCCGGCGCCTTCGTCTGGCCGAGCTTGACCGGCTGGGCGGTCGTGGCTTTCGTCATGGTCTTCCCCTCTTTCCTGGCTCAGCTTTCTTTCATGCAAGGGGTCAAGTTGATCGGGCCGGGCCGGGCCGGGGTGTTCGTCAACCTGGTGCCGATCTTCGCCGCGCTCTTCTCCGTGCTGCTGCTGGGGGAAACCTTCGCGCTTTTCCATGCGGTTGCTTTGGTGCTGGTGCTCGGCGGCATCTGGATCGCCGAGCGCGCGAAGTCCCGGCAAAGCTAG
- the pcaB gene encoding 3-carboxy-cis,cis-muconate cycloisomerase — protein MHSRRVFPAYLDGLLGDPETETALSAESQIRAMLRVEAELAAVQAELRLIPFEAAEVIAGLCARHPIAPEALQEATARDGVVVPGLVAQLREALPPELAAYLHWGATSQDILDTAACLTLRTTLEIQSARLQAVMDRLAALADAHRTTVMPARTRGQQATPTTFGLKAAGWLMPLIRHAARLTALRRDALAVSLGGASGTQAAFGVQAEEIERRLALRLGLAVPVLPWHTQRERFVEIGSWMTGVAGALGKLAGDVLLLAQSEVGEVALAGSGGSSTMPNKANPTKAEAVVALARHTATEISMLHQAVLHDHERGGAAWQLEWLTLPSVAVSCGAALRQALGLLETLEVKAERMKANVEGAKGLLLAEAASFALAVHLPRPDAQALVEQACAEVRDSGLHLIDSLQRRCDLPIDWEALRDPLAQTGRSDALIDRVLAAHRDLRTSDPT, from the coding sequence ATGCACAGCCGCAGAGTCTTTCCGGCCTACCTCGACGGTCTTCTCGGCGATCCGGAGACCGAGACGGCGCTCTCTGCCGAATCCCAGATCCGGGCCATGCTGCGGGTCGAAGCGGAGCTGGCCGCCGTGCAGGCGGAATTGAGACTCATTCCGTTCGAGGCGGCTGAAGTCATTGCCGGTCTCTGCGCGCGCCACCCGATCGCGCCGGAGGCTCTGCAAGAGGCCACCGCGCGCGACGGGGTCGTGGTGCCGGGCCTCGTGGCACAGCTTCGCGAGGCCTTGCCGCCCGAACTAGCCGCCTATCTGCACTGGGGCGCGACCAGCCAGGACATCCTCGATACCGCCGCCTGCCTGACCTTGCGGACGACGCTCGAGATTCAATCGGCGCGTCTGCAGGCCGTCATGGACCGATTGGCGGCTCTGGCGGATGCCCACCGGACCACGGTCATGCCGGCGCGCACGCGCGGACAGCAGGCAACCCCGACGACCTTCGGCTTGAAAGCGGCCGGCTGGTTGATGCCGCTCATCCGCCACGCGGCGCGCCTGACGGCGTTACGCCGGGACGCGCTCGCCGTTTCGCTCGGCGGCGCGAGCGGCACCCAGGCAGCCTTCGGCGTGCAGGCCGAGGAGATCGAGCGGCGTCTCGCCTTGCGGCTCGGCTTAGCCGTTCCGGTCCTGCCCTGGCACACACAGCGCGAGCGCTTCGTCGAGATCGGCAGCTGGATGACGGGTGTGGCCGGCGCGCTCGGAAAACTGGCCGGCGACGTCCTCCTGTTGGCGCAGTCCGAGGTCGGGGAGGTCGCACTGGCCGGCTCTGGCGGGTCCTCCACCATGCCCAACAAGGCCAACCCGACCAAAGCTGAAGCGGTCGTCGCTCTGGCGCGCCATACGGCGACGGAAATCTCGATGCTGCACCAGGCCGTCCTGCATGACCATGAGCGGGGCGGTGCGGCCTGGCAACTCGAATGGCTGACCTTGCCATCTGTGGCCGTCTCCTGCGGTGCCGCGTTGCGGCAGGCGCTCGGGCTGCTCGAGACGCTGGAGGTCAAGGCCGAGCGAATGAAGGCGAATGTCGAAGGTGCCAAGGGGCTGCTGCTCGCCGAGGCGGCCAGCTTCGCCTTGGCGGTCCATCTGCCGCGCCCGGACGCCCAAGCGCTCGTCGAGCAGGCCTGCGCCGAGGTCCGCGACAGCGGCCTGCACCTGATCGACAGCCTGCAACGCCGCTGCGACCTTCCGATCGACTGGGAGGCTCTGCGCGACCCCCTGGCTCAGACCGGGCGCAGCGATGCCCTGATCGATCGCGTGCTGGCCGCGCATCGGGATCTGCGGACGAGCGACCCCACGTAG
- a CDS encoding TAXI family TRAP transporter solute-binding subunit — translation MQLRKLLAAGVGALAGLSLLAGGASAESRITLKSAKSTSSYYVMMVQLAEMLKDASGGDILPTVEESQGSVQNVKESKVRPGNFFFTSPPSLLAAAREGRKPFEGESFDTARTLFVMPFVTIHFVVREDAEVATLSDLAGKDFIAGGKGSFCERRAKSILDALELTDKIDLVDVELDAAAPAVRNAKVDGFVTCSSHPTPGLVELATTTPVEVLSLTAEERQTIVELDPLSGPVTIGAGTYKGQDREVSTVGVPVGGYGTAGMDEEVAYFLTKTFWEWKDRLAGENPWWDGVTVDLLSQMGAPLHPGARRYYEEQGIDLPDALL, via the coding sequence ATGCAGCTGCGCAAACTTTTGGCCGCCGGCGTGGGCGCCTTGGCCGGTCTCTCCTTGCTGGCGGGCGGCGCCAGTGCCGAGTCGCGTATCACCCTGAAGTCGGCGAAATCGACCTCGTCCTACTACGTGATGATGGTCCAGCTCGCCGAGATGCTGAAGGACGCCAGCGGCGGCGATATCCTGCCGACGGTGGAGGAGAGCCAGGGCTCTGTCCAGAACGTCAAGGAGTCGAAGGTCCGTCCCGGCAACTTCTTCTTCACCTCGCCGCCCAGTCTGCTGGCCGCGGCGCGCGAGGGCCGCAAGCCCTTCGAGGGCGAGTCCTTCGATACCGCGCGGACCCTCTTCGTCATGCCCTTCGTGACGATCCATTTCGTCGTGCGCGAGGACGCCGAGGTCGCGACCTTGAGCGATCTTGCCGGCAAGGACTTCATTGCGGGCGGCAAGGGTTCCTTCTGCGAGCGTCGGGCCAAGTCGATCCTCGATGCCCTGGAGCTGACCGATAAGATCGACCTGGTGGACGTCGAGCTGGATGCCGCGGCCCCCGCCGTGCGCAACGCCAAGGTGGACGGTTTCGTCACCTGCAGTTCGCACCCGACTCCGGGTCTGGTCGAGCTGGCCACCACCACGCCGGTCGAAGTGCTCTCGCTGACGGCCGAGGAGCGGCAGACCATCGTCGAACTGGACCCGCTGTCCGGGCCGGTCACCATCGGCGCCGGAACCTACAAGGGCCAGGATCGGGAGGTTTCGACCGTCGGCGTGCCGGTCGGCGGGTACGGTACGGCCGGAATGGACGAGGAGGTCGCCTACTTCCTGACCAAGACCTTCTGGGAATGGAAGGATCGGCTGGCCGGCGAGAACCCCTGGTGGGACGGCGTCACGGTCGATCTCTTGAGTCAGATGGGGGCGCCGCTACATCCGGGCGCGCGGCGCTACTACGAGGAACAGGGCATCGACCTGCCGGACGCCCTGCTTTGA